In Metarhizium brunneum chromosome 3, complete sequence, a genomic segment contains:
- the USPA gene encoding Universal stress protein A family protein, translating to MATLTETKNDRFQHHVGFDNVPSGEATKNNTLSLTLNVRHKGYQARRRSRSFMVGVDEHSYSDYAIQWLLDELVDDGDEIVCVRVIEKEIRYNDKQYQEDAATVMQNILAKNASNHAISFVLEYAVGKLHATFQKLIQMYQPAMLIVGTKGRSLGGIQGLVNARNSFSKYCLQYSPVPVVVVRPTEKRIKKKVKRANDTTRQTYLGMLAASHGLHEADSETSSTYELEPQASPDEEAHQVAKALGLPAAFDPTIKPLRDSLLPRSRPSSPHPPVNGTPERPPLDRSPGSAGGDTEEEEEEEEEEFDVVDGMDVLNQQQKLELHKMEVGEAAALRKGVDDEEEEESDEAQELKEAS from the exons ATGGCGACGCTAACCGAGACGAAAAACGATAGGTTTCAGCACCACGTTGGTTTCGACAATGTCCCCAGCGGCGAGGCTACCAAGAACAACACCCTCTCGTTGACCCTCAACGTTCGGCACAAGGGATATCAGGCTCGACGCAGATCGCGCAGCTTCATggttggcgtcgacgagcacTCATATTCTGACTATGCCATTCAGTGGCTGCTAGATGAGCTGgtcgatgacggcgacgaaaTTGTTTGTGTCCGGGTCATTGAGAAGGAAATCCGCTACAATGATAAGCAATACCAAGAGGACGCTGCAACCGTTATGCAGAACATTCTGGCCAAGAACGCTTCCAACCATGCCATTAGTTTTGTGCTCGAGTATGCCGTGGGAAAGTTGCATGCGACCTTCCAAAAGCTG ATCCAGATGTACCAGCCTGCCATGCTCATTGTTGGCACTAAAGGTCGCTCCCTTGGTGGCATCCAAGGACTGGTCAATGCCCGCAATTCCTTCTCCAAGTACTGCCTGCAATACTCACCCGTtcctgttgttgttgttcgGCCGACAGAGAAGCGCATAAAAAAGAAGGTCAAGCGTGCCAACGACACAACTCGCCAGACATACCTGGGAATGCTGGCCGCTAGCCATGGTCTCCACGAAGCCGATAGCGAAACGAGCAGCACCTATGAACTCGAGCCACAGGCCTCCCCAGACGAAGAGGCGCACCAAGTCGCAAAGGCCCTGGGGTTGCCTGCCGCCTTTGACCCTACTATTAAACCGCTGCGAGACAGTCTACTCCCGAGGTCTCGACCCTCGAGCCCCCATCCCCCCGTGAACGGGACTCCAGAGCGACCGCCACTTGACCGGTCGCCAGgcagcgccggcggcgatacagaggaggaggaggaagaggaggaggaagaattTGACGTAGTCGACGGAATGGATGTCCTCAACCAGCAACAGAAGTTGGAACTGCACAAGATGGAAGTTGGGGAAGCCGCAGCCCTTAGAAAGGGcgtggacgatgaagaagaagaggagtCGGATGAAGCTCAAGAACTCAAAGAGGCGTCGTAG
- the GTG2 gene encoding GPCR-type G protein 2 → MWPFTNCGKDACTARDLNITDSKALVALFPFAAAFVVVNILVVRHVFPKLSRAHDEYRDGEDHYLPAHAPPALRQAHAEHGAKSWKRQGAAWTFGATVALAFTLGLIILAEILEVVDPAAKNLALHLTVPSLLSLLIVLVPWLQCRAIITSAGWSFQRTAKGSIPKVAWALQLMLFGAWLFTFWSVGNTVPESATKDLYERGVKRTSSETLTKECLERVGVVGICLMALLAGFASVSTPWHTFVDAATRRKRPVTEADVNRKQTGLEATREMLVTKRHQLQQLERKAQNSATTPQGSTGLVGKMMGTFRGISSDEAEMRALRVDISGLETMEANLASNLSMMQNHRAATVRASTVCGRIMLVPSYVFAGYCVYRILATTLTTLRRIHSPSASFSNSDPINRFLGLMARHWDPKLDQLAWARTISFALSGVILLASANSVVQTFHLFAKWTPGLLRHAQANLALTIGQITATYVISASLLLRSQLPAKAGVAVTGVLQGALSPSFVDHWFEMWFLSGSVLTLVGIWVGRKLSKGFGDDEWDDYGTEEMGAKRS, encoded by the coding sequence ATGTGGCCCTTCACGAACTGCGGCAAAGACGCCTGCACCGCCCGCGACCTGAATATCACCGACTCCAAGGCGCTGGTCGCCTTATTCCCTTTCGCGGCAgccttcgtcgtcgtcaatatCCTCGTCGTACGACACGTATTCCCCAAATTGAGTCGTGCACACGATGAATACCGCGACGGTGAAGACCATTACCTCCCTGCGCATGCCCCGCCCGCTTTGCGACAAGCTCACGCCGAACATGGCGCAAAGAGCTGGAAACGACAAGGTGCCGCCTGGACATTCGGGGCCACCGTTGCCCTGGCCTTCACCTTGGGCCTCATCATACTCGCCGAAATATTGGAGGTTGTTGACCCAGCGGCCAAGAATCTGGCGTTGCATCTTACTGTCCCGTCTCTGCTTTCCCTGCTGATCGTCTTGGTCCCGTGGCTGCAATGCcgagccatcatcaccagcgCGGGATGGAGCTTCCAGCGCACAGCCAAGGGGTCCATCCCCAAGGTGGCCTGGGCTCTGCAGTTGATGCTGTTTGGCGCATGGCTGTTCACCTTCTGGTCCGTAGGCAATACCGTGCCAGAATCAGCCACCAAGGATCTGTATGAGCGCGGCGTCAAGCGGACATCCTCTGAGACATTGACAAAGGAGTGTCTCGAGAGGGTTGGCGTCGTGGGAATCTGCCTCATGGCTCTGTTGGCCGGTTTTGCGTCCGTGTCTACGCCCTGGCACACCTTCGTGGATGCAGCAACAAGGAGGAAACGGCCGGTGACAGAGGCCGATGTCAACAGGAAACAGACTGGTCTGGAGGCTACCAGAGAGATGCTCGTTACGAAGCGCCATCAACTTCAACAGCTGGAAAGAAAAGCGCAAAACTCTGCTACTACTCCGCAGGGCTCGACAGGGCTCGTGGGCAAAATGATGGGAACATTCCGTGGCATTTCaagcgacgaggccgagatGCGCGCGCTGAGAGTCGACATTTCTGGTCTGGAAACCATGGAAGCGAATCTCGCATCCAACCTATCCATGATGCAGAACCACCGCGCTGCCACGGTCCGAGCCTCAACAGTATGCGGCCGAATCATGCTGGTGCCTTCATACGTCTTTGCGGGCTACTGTGTGTACCGAATTCTCGCCACCACCCTCACCACCCTCCGACGAATCCATTCCCCGTcagccagcttctccaaCAGCGACCCCATCAACAGATTTCTCGGCCTCATGGCACGGCACTGGGACCCAAAGCTGGACCAACTCGCGTGGGCAAGAACCATCAGCTTTGCCTTGAGCGGCGTCATCTTGCTCGCCAGCGCAAACAGCGTCGTCCAAACGTTCCATCTCTTTGCCAAGTGGACGCCTGGTCTGCTGCGGCACGCACAGGCAAACTTGGCTTTGACAATTGGACAAATCACAGCCACCTATGTCATTTCTGCATCCCTGTTACTCAGAAGTCAACTACCAGCCAAGGCAGGAGTGGCTGTTACTGGCGTGCTTCAAGGCGCCCTGAGTCCATCCTTTGTGGACCACTGGTTTGAGATGTGGTTTTTGTCAGGAAGTGTTTTGACCCTCGTTGGCATCTGGGTGGGACGCAAGTTATCCAAAGGgtttggcgatgatgagTGGGATGACTACGGGACGGAAGAGATGGGAGCAAAGCGGTCATAG